A stretch of the Acanthochromis polyacanthus isolate Apoly-LR-REF ecotype Palm Island chromosome 22, KAUST_Apoly_ChrSc, whole genome shotgun sequence genome encodes the following:
- the LOC127531920 gene encoding uncharacterized protein LOC127531920, producing the protein MCHWRLVCVQNSQESGNMACTSQSALNYVSRARGRLVGELQNLSVILENLYQKGVLSDEEVSKIQTERDDFDRTRKILDKVIKKGEAACYELLRIIDVTRKRTLERPPPLPEKNTGTSTGTQKFDLHHWISCFSFKEETQMDVDYLQGPRPCHRYQKKLKLKAQKLSKEFWNPSKKLFEDKRRPDLSYTSLVLDTQKSPSPSKIKKWKRKKSKMSRPKKLRTYIPEDKPEISPTDLLKTQEDILLVGKPGIGKTAVVREMLRLWAEKDKKELDYMFYFDMRKMSQTTPAMTLKEFLFNKFSEPDVGMDEVLQDIKSNSDNVTIIFDGITDLSPSVVEDLVEKELLPDAKIIITCRPDDEKDFFSGDCLRVEVKGFSEQTIKSYLSATLCDAQKVLSRLELLTLCHVPMYALMVAACSSSEHSPQPCTITEIYIDIVRYCLQVNSNKTEDLNTFIKTKREEILFLAEIAFNATQGKTVNLNEVPCKDSCVLSFLKPLFIKVSRTETETRHVFLHYTLQEFFAAMWLLKNPDKIRNVFQQSLTEDKKHMKHLIPFMCRLLNKKSPSWMKCLVPVEELNSTSDWFFKELITTFVPDVVDTEDSGLDVDTLFLCQCLYESQSPEACIYLLDKLDYRLDLCGESLDPYLCCAVAYVVNQSKGRKIWLNLDDVTISERGMRQLFGCLQNIQWCDPLPQQLWKIFLLSEEQMDFVSLLSLIENQLHLPVEGKKQLFERAVEVMKRMTTNVNVCLYWDRETLVCQSLCESLIEALPYVSSLSFRMTTRSPGLWNHEQFHGTLERQQRRLLLDLCLKAALHNEQSFPNAVNMLLSLFPHQSDLSNLYLDLYQHVRNEGFLSILPKLRLLFQSSPSVWSIDLSERKTSILLEVLKLQSEKKPVELTGWSHEESEVRSFLQCLPYISQLSFVPQLPEPQEEPRFLEMLFCAAAAERKQQKREKILELLSSVCTYKHSLSNRNGVISSWTCTRM; encoded by the exons ATGT GTCATTGGCGTTTGGTCTGTGTGCAGAACTCACAGGAGTCTGGAAACATGGCTTGTACATCACAGTCTGCCTTAAATTATGTCAGTAGAGCCAGAGGGCGCCTTGTGGGAGAATTACAGAATCTCTCTGTGATTCTGGAGAACTTGTATCAGAAAGGAGTTCTCAGTGATGAGGAGGTCAGCAAAATACAGACAGAGCGTGATGACTTCGATAGAACCAGAAAAATCCTGGACAAGGTCATAAAAAAGGGGGAAGCAGCCTGCTACGAGTTACTCAGAATTATTGACGTGACGAGGAAGAGGACTTTAGAGAGGCCGCCTCCTCTCCCTGAGAAAAACACTGGAACTTCCACTGGAACCCAGAAGTTTGACCTTCACCACTGGatcagctgcttttctttcaaggaAGAAACGCAAATGGATGTGGACTACCTGCAAG gacCAAGACCGTGCCACAGATATCAGAAAAAGTTGAAGTTGAAAGCACAGAAATTATCTAAAGAGTTTTGGAATCCAAGTAAAAAACTGTTTGAAGACAAAAGGAGGCCTGATCTGTCATACACCTCACTTGTATTGGATACACAGAAAAGCCCATCTCCATCTAAAatcaagaaatggaagagaaagaaaagtaaGATGAGTCGACCTAAGAAACTGAGGACATACATCCCTGAGGACAAACCAGAAATTTCCCCCACTGACCTTCTGAAAACACAGGAAGACATCCTCTTGGTCGGGAAGCCTGGAATTGGAAAGACGGCAGTCGTTCGTGAAATGTTGAGACTGTGGGCAGAAAAGGACAAGAAGGAGTTAGATTACATGTTCTACTTTGACATGAGGAAAATGTCCCAAACCACACCCGCTATGACCCTGAAGGAATTTCTTTTTAATAAGTTCAGTGAACCAGATGTAGGCATGGATGAGGTTTTACAGGATATAAAGAGTAACTCTGACAATGTTACCATCATTTTTGATGGCATCACAGATCTGTCTCCATCAGTGGTGGAGGACCTTGTAGAGAAAGAACTACTACCTGATGCAAAGATCATCATAACATGCAGACCAGATGACGAGAAAGACTTCTTCTCTGGGGACTGTCTCAGAGTGGAGGTGAAAGGATTTAGTGAGCAGACCATAAAGTCCTACTTATCTGCAACACTCTGCGATGCACAGAAGGTTTTGAGCAGATTGGAGTTGCTGACTCTTTGCCATGTACCAATGTATGCTCTGATGGTGGCTGCCTGCTCTTCATCAGAACACTCTCCACAGCCATGCACTATAACAGAAATCTACATTGACATTGTTCGTTACTGCCTTCAggtaaacagcaacaaaacagaagatCTAAACACCTTCATCAAAACCAAGAGAGAGGAAATATTGTTTTTGGCTGAAATAGCTTTCAATGCAACTCAGGGAAAAACTGTGAACCTGAATGAAGTGCCCTGTAAAGACAGCTGTGTCCTTTCCTTCCTGAAACCACTTTTTATCAAAGTCAGCCGAACTGAAACAGAAACTAGACACGTATTCCTCCATTACACACTGCAGGAGTTTTTTGCAGCCATGTGGCTCTTAAAGAATCCTGATAAAATCAGGAATGTTTTTCAGCAGAGCCTCACTGAGGACAAGAAACACATGAAACATTTGATCCCTTTCATGTGTCGACTGTTGAACAAGAAGAGCCCAAGTTGGATGAAGTGTCTGGTTCCAGTTGAGGAGCTCAACAGTACATCtgactggttcttcaaggagcTCATAACCACATTTGTCCCAGATGTGGTTGACACCGAAGACAGTGGGCTTGATGTCGACACGTTGTTCTTATGTCAGTGCTTGTATGAGTCCCAGAGTCCAGAGGCATGCATCTACCTTCTAGACAAACTGGACTACCGTCTTGACCTCTGTGGAGAGAGTCTTGATCCTTACCTCTGCTGTGCTGTGGCCTATGTGGTCAATCAGTCGAAGGGACGGAAAATATGGTTGAACCTTGATGATGTCACGATATCAGAGCGAGGAATGAGACAACTGTTTGGATGCCTTCAAAATATCCAATG GTGTGACCCTTTGCCACAGCAGCTGTGGAAGATTTTCCTTCTCAGTGAAGAACAGATGGACTTTGTCAGCTTACTTAGCCTCATTGAAAATCAGCTGCACCTTCCAGTGGAGGGtaaaaaacagctgtttgaaAGAGCTGTGGAAGTCATGAAGAGGATGACAACAAATGTCAATGTCTGCCTCTACTGGGACAGAGAAACTCTTGTCTGCCAGAGTCTGTGTGAGTCCTTAATAGAGGCTTTGCCATACGTCAGCTCACTCAG CTTTAGGATGACCACCAGAAGTCCAGGTTTGTGGAACCATGAGCAATTCCATGGGACACTGGAGAGGCAACAAAGGAGACTGTTACTGGATTTATGCCTGAAGGCAGCACTTCACAATGAGCAAAGCTTCCCAAATGCAGTGAATATGCTCCTCTCATTGTTCCCTCATCAAAGTGACTTAAGTAACCTCTATCTCGATCTGTACCAACATGTTAGGAATGAAGGATTTTTGAGTATCCTTCCAAAACTGAGGCTGCTTTTCCAGTCATCTCCTTCAGTGTGGTCCATAgacctctcagagagaaagacctccatcctcctggaagtgctgaaactccaatcagagaagaaaccagtggagctgacaggctggtcacatgaagagagtgaagtgaggagtttcctgcagtgtctgccttatatctcacagctcag TTTCGTGCCTCAGTTACCAGAACCTCAAGAAGAACCCAGATTCTTGGAGAtgctgttctgtgcagcagctgcagagaggaagcagcagaaacGAGAGAAGATACTGGAGCTGTTATCATCAGTCTGCACATACAAACATTCCCTCTCAAACAGAAATGGTGTGATTTCCTCCTGGACCTGTACTCGTATGTGA